CAGAATGTCTCTGAAGAGGGTCTTCCAGAAGAAGACCCTATTTGAAAGTAGAAGGTATAAAACTTTTAGGGAGTAAGTATCTTCACAACCAACACCCCATCCTTATTCCGCCGTTTCAACCACCGCTGCAAGGCCGCCTGTGCCTTTTCCATGGAATCGTATGTGTTGAAATCGCTACTGCAACCCGCCTCATTTTCACATTCATCTGCTATCTTTTTGAAAATAGGCCTCGCCATCTTCGACAATTCTTCCCGTGTGCAGGTTATTTGCTGAATTTCCGTGTGTTTGATCACACGGTTTTGCGACGATCCTGCATCTATCATGGGTCCCGAAAAGAAAAAATAATAGTAAGTTTTGGTGGCGGTGTCTTTTGCTTCGGCGGGCGTTAATGCGTCGGTTGGAATATTAAGTGTTGTAATAGCATTCTGAAGAGCGTGGTCGGACGTAAAGTATTTTTCACGCAATACCGCGAATCTGGTTTCGTTGTTGACCACTTTACTTAAAGTCTCTTCAATAAATGTGTAATTCGTAAATACCATAGGTGATTGAAGCAGCGCTCTTATCCATTCCCACATCTTATCTTCCTCGATCTCCTTTTCAAGAGCCGAAAATAGGAGTGGTGCATAGTAATATACATACAATTCCCGGTCCCCATAATCGTACTTCGAGTGGATGTTTGCAATGGGTGTCGGCTTGAAATTGCGCATAGCACGAACTTTCGACTGCAAATCCGCGCGGTAAATACTGTCACTGATCAAGGTGCGGGTAATATTCAGCTTCAGAAATTCAGCGAAACCTTCGGATAACATATCACCCAAATCCGAATTAAAGACACGGACATCGCCAAAATAATAATGCGACAATTCGTGTGACATATATTGTAGGAGGCCTGACCCGTCTTTATTGCCTGCAAACGATTTAAAGCCTTCGTCCCAGCCCACTTTCACGATGGTGGGGTAGGATGCAAACAACCAACCGTTGTTTTTGGATACCGGTGTCGTTTGAATGTACACTGCTTTGCCCTTATAGGGGATACCTATTTTTTTCTCCAAATAATCCTGGTAGGAATGGAGGACCTTTTCCAGTTGGGCAAGTTTCTGATCATCTGCATCGGGGTTGAGAAAATAGTTGCCATCAATGGATACAGACCGGAAATCACCTGCAAACATGGTGAGGTCCTGGGATGCAGTGCTTATTACATGGGCATGTGTCCCGGATACGGGCTGGCTGCCGTTCACATAGATCACCTGGCAATCATTACAAGTCACATCCAGGTCATAGGTAACTTTTTCGTACCGCGTGTCCGTTGTGGCATCGTACAATATTGGGCACCATGCGCCTTGAATGCCATCGGCACGCAGGGTTTTACCATTAAACGCAATGTTACCTCTCCAGTCTACTACGCTTGTGGTGTCCGTTATCACGGGATACATTCCCACATAGTTAAAGCGGATGGCATGTGGCAGGTATTTCCCGGATTTGTTATAGGCAGGAATATAATAGGCGGTTGATTCGCCGGAAGACAATGTATCCTGGGACGATCTATCGTACGGCAGAGGCGAAGCCGCTCCCTCCGCATTTTTTATATACCGTATATTCATACCTGAATTCAGCCGGAGGTAGTAGTTACTAAGCCGGGGCATATTCGACAATGTAAGGTCACACTCAATGGTGCCTTTTTTAACGGAAATCGTCACTTCCCCTTGTACGTGGGGTATAGTATCCTGCGAATAGGCGGTCATCCAGGTAAGCGTCGAAAGGAGGGCGGCAATGAGGGGTTTATTCATATGGACAAATTAC
This region of Dinghuibacter silviterrae genomic DNA includes:
- a CDS encoding M1 aminopeptidase family protein, translated to MNKPLIAALLSTLTWMTAYSQDTIPHVQGEVTISVKKGTIECDLTLSNMPRLSNYYLRLNSGMNIRYIKNAEGAASPLPYDRSSQDTLSSGESTAYYIPAYNKSGKYLPHAIRFNYVGMYPVITDTTSVVDWRGNIAFNGKTLRADGIQGAWCPILYDATTDTRYEKVTYDLDVTCNDCQVIYVNGSQPVSGTHAHVISTASQDLTMFAGDFRSVSIDGNYFLNPDADDQKLAQLEKVLHSYQDYLEKKIGIPYKGKAVYIQTTPVSKNNGWLFASYPTIVKVGWDEGFKSFAGNKDGSGLLQYMSHELSHYYFGDVRVFNSDLGDMLSEGFAEFLKLNITRTLISDSIYRADLQSKVRAMRNFKPTPIANIHSKYDYGDRELYVYYYAPLLFSALEKEIEEDKMWEWIRALLQSPMVFTNYTFIEETLSKVVNNETRFAVLREKYFTSDHALQNAITTLNIPTDALTPAEAKDTATKTYYYFFFSGPMIDAGSSQNRVIKHTEIQQITCTREELSKMARPIFKKIADECENEAGCSSDFNTYDSMEKAQAALQRWLKRRNKDGVLVVKILTP